The following nucleotide sequence is from Triticum dicoccoides isolate Atlit2015 ecotype Zavitan chromosome 7B, WEW_v2.0, whole genome shotgun sequence.
AAGACCCATCTGATGCAAACATGAGATTGATACAAGtatataagataatattttttggacaATAACCAAATTGATGCAAATACCGACTTAGAAACAAGTTTTTTGACTGACTGAGCTGTAGTTACTCCTGAATAAATATAAGGATTCAAAATTAGGATTCTTCTACATTCCATGGGGATTTTAACTTCGACTCTAACTTATTTAAATAAAACATTTTCTCATGTGATGCAATTGAACAAATCAAGATCCTCCAAGATAAATGGCATGCCATTGTAATCTTATGTTCTTCCTATTCCCATGTTTTTTGGATTACtaggaatcaaagaggccctaaaatTATGGCATGGTTTTTCCTTATAAATTCTCCTACTATagaactccctctgtcccaaaataagtgtctcaactttaataCAATTTtgcactaaagttagtacaaagttgaaatgcttattttggaatggagggggtactatATTGTAAGCATACAAATTTGTGACATCTTAAAATTCGCTAAACAATTGATTGTGCCAGCTACTTGCGGATTCTCGTTTCTTATTCTCCGCCTTAGAATTTGAATTTGAGAAGCAAGTAAAGAGAGAATAGGAAAAGAAAACAGCTTTTTTTAGTGGAGGAAAAACAAAATAGCTTTTTTTTAGCACAAATCAGATAGGCTTTATTGAACATGAATAATGTTTACAGGAATGTGAAAAATAAAATAGGTGGACCAACCAACGAAGCCTAAAGAGGCCCCAAGTCCAAAAGTCCAAAAAGAGTATTGGCCCAAGAAAGAAAGAACCCAGAAGGGGTCATTGCAGTTCGTCTCCACTCTGCAGGAAAGGAGGCGACGCCGCCGGCTGCCAGGCGCACCGATGCGCACcatgccttcctcctcctccgtctaCCTGGAACGCCGCATCGTCACCGCAGCCGAACTCGTCGCCGGCAATAATGCCAAGGAAACGAGGGCCACGGGCGCCGAGGGCTTCGCCTCGCTCCTGCGCACCCAGGAGGAGGTCGACGCGCTCTGCGACAAGTACGGCGTGCCGAAGGAGTTCACCGCGCGCCCCGCCGGCGACCTGCGAGCGAACTCGAcgccgccgccgggggccatctgcGTGTACGCACGCGCGCTGGAGGCCGGGATGCGCGTCCCGCTGCACGGCTTCTTCCGCGCGGTCCTCGCCCACTTCGGCATCGCGCCGGCGCAGGTCACGCCCAACGGGTGGCGCTTCATGGCGGACTTCCTCGTGCTCTGCCAGTCCGccggcgtccctccctcgcccgcgGTATTCCTGCGCTTCTTCCAGCTGTCCATTATGGATCAAAAGCACGAGAAAGGGTGGTACTTTTTCCGATCCAGGCGGGACATCGCAAGCTTGCCGAACGGGGGTTGCAAAACCACCCCGGGCTGGAGACACGAGTTCTTCTTCCTCTCGTCGCCGGAGCCGTGGCATTGCGCCGTGGAGTGGGGCGAGCCGTCCAACGGCTCCTTCCTCGACCCGGTGCTCACCGTTGAGGAAAACAAATCGGTGGTGAGGCTGCTAAGTGCTCACGGTGGCGCCGCTGCTGATCTCAGGAACCTGCTTCCTGCTGGGCGCTGCCGTATCTGCGCCGCTGTTGATCTCAGGAACCTGCTCCCTGCTACGTGCCCACGGAGGCGGCGGAGTCTCCGCAACAGCAACCTTGCTGCCacatccccgccgccgcggccttctTCGTGTTACAAAGGTACCTGAATTTCTGAACATTGAAGTACCTCTGATTCCTCTGTTTCATCGAGCCCTAAAGTTGCTGCTGCGTGCTATCTAGGCACGGATCCCTCGGTCCACGACATGATGCAGACTATGCCGGCGGACAAGGTGGCCGCGCAAGcgtcggcgtcggggaagaagagGACTTGGGAGGAAGCCAACGGCGGGGAGGAGGTGCCGCCTCTTTCCTCAGTGCTGTCACCTCCACAGCACTTCCTCAGCAAGCACGACGGACACACCACAGACTGGGATGGTGGACGGGAGCTGCTGCAGGAAACCGTCGCGCCGCCGTCGGAGCGCGCGTTCGCGGCGAACGAGCCTTCTGACGGCGCAGCGATTCGGCGGGTATTGCCACTGCCACTGGCAAATGACATGGGAAATTGTTCCATCTCTGGGTGCTTGTCTTGTCGGCGGTCCGTCCAACCGAGCATATTGTTTGCTTTCAGGCCGCGAACTACGTGCTCGAACTTGGGGAGAAGCTGTTGGCCAGGGAGCGCGACGCCGCGGCTCTGCGGGAGCAGCTGGAGGAGGCAAaggccgagctcgcggcggcgaagtgggcggcgGACGTGGAGCGGGAGAAGGCTAAGTCTGAGCTCGCCGCGGCAGGAGCGGAGCTGGAGAAGACCAAAGCCCAGCTCGCGGCGGTGGAGACCGAGGTGGTGAAGACGAAAGCCGAGCTCTCCGCGTCTCTTGTGGAGGCTGAGCTCGCCGCGGCAAAGCAAGCGGCGGAGGCCGTGAAGACGAAGGACGAGCGCGCTGCGGCTTGGGAGGAGATGATGAAGACGaaggccgagctcgccgccgcggAGGCAGAGCTGGTGCAGGCCAAGGCCGAGCTGACCGCGGCGAAGCGCGCCGCGGAGACGGAGCTGGTGAAGACGAAGGCCAAGCtcgccgcggcggaggcggagctggGGAGCGCCAAGGCCGCAGTGGCTCAGCAGCTCCTGGCCTCCGAGGAGCTTGTACGGCAGCGCGCGGAGGACGCGCTGGAAGGATACAAACGCTGGCGAGGTCGTCAAGCTCCGGCAGGCCGTGCCGCCTGATACGTTGCCCGCTGATCGGGTCTTTGGCATTTGAAACATTCTCTAGATGGGTAAATGAAGATCACGGACAAATCTTTACCCTGATCCACTCTACGCGCTCTGGTCTTCTATCTGGAGATCGCTTGCTTTTGTAGCTGCAGTTTTCTCAGATACAAACATTgcagtgtactccctccgttcagaattacttgcctcgaaaatggatgtatctagaattagatacatccattttcgaggcaagtaattctgaacggagcGAGTAGCACCCGTTGCGATGTGATTTTCTTGTTCCAAGTTCAGGTGACAATTGGCCATCCAAGCTCAGGTGACAATTGACTAGGCATGTTGTATTGCTCCTTGCGATGTTATAAGTTTTTTTTTTACACAGTACAAACTACATACACACACGCGATGTTATATGTTGAAGTATAGCTCACATACACGCACATTACCCCAATGAACGCATAAACACATACTCTACGCTTATGAGCATCTACGAAAGATGATGGGCCGGCATTTTGAGATGACTTCAGGATCATTTTAGtcaacccacgcccacaactctgcAATCACGGAACCACCCTCCCAATTATGTTCAGTCCTTCTTTTTGGAGATGAAGGcatgcccccggcctctgcattatgatgatgcatgcggccatcttattaacaatCCAGAATCGTCATAAAAGTCTTACAGCTCACAAAACAGAGCAGAAAAAAGTATGAAAAAAGGAAAAGTACATGTGAACCATGTCAACCGGCACAATGAAGATAAAAAGGATAAGCTctctagactcctatcctgttatgtgagtgccatccgaaccggttgaagaTAACCCaagctaccatctcccattggttgcaccgagtaaccaaaggctccctggagtccataggagtgagtaaggaccacgtacggatccaagctgtagctctgaagataacctgtaaaaaagttaaagtgtgttgtctgttaaaaataaTATCATTCCTGCAATTTCATATAGCCCAAAATAGCCCATATATTTCAATCCGAATACGAGCCGCAGTAATCTGatcaaccccagctaaccacgtcccaaataaAGACGCAATATCAACTGGAGGATTAATATAAAAAGCTATATGAATCATTCTCCAAAGTAACTTAGCAAGTGGGCATTCAAGAAATAAGTGTTGTATTGTTTCGTCATGATCACAAAAACAGCACCGCAAAGAACCTACCCATCGCCTCTTAATTAAGTTGTCATTTGTGAGTATCACTTGCTTGTGAACaaaccacatgaagattttaatacGCAAAGGAATCTTAACTTTCCAAATGTGCAGCGACCGTGATAGGGGGCAGAGTTAATGAGATCCATACAAAAAGATTTCACTGTAAACCTCACATTCGTAGTTAATTTCCATTGTATTGAATCCGGCTGATTGGAGAGTTGAACTTCTATCAATCTCCGAACCAGGTGCATCCAGGCGGTCCATCTCTCACAAACTAACACTCGTCTGAATTATGTTCAGTCCTTGTCCTATGCTCTTGTGCTTTTCTTTTGCAGATCCAGTGTGGCTTTAAAACTCGTTTTGAATGCCCTTTATAAATTTTTTAAAAGGTTATAGAGCAAGTATGCAAACTCACATACCCTAAAACTGTAACTTGATAATTTGACCTCTTCTATTTctgctatgtactccctccgttccgatttactcgttgtggttttagtctaaatttgaactaaaaccacgacgagtaaatcggaacggagggagtatgtgcatATAAGCTGCATTTCAAATTTTGCATCAACATAATTGAAGTTTTAATTTCCAGCACTGCACAACTCAATAACTTTTTCAAATCAATAAATTCAACATATTCTCTTCCTCATAATCGTCTTCGTCTTCGAGAAGTTCAATTACCGAGTTGTCTGAGGATGACGAAGAATTAATGAACTCCTCAACCATCAAGCTCATCGTACTGATCGGGTTCATTTACATGAATGGAGTTGAATTCCAATGTCGTCTACATGGCTCTAACAAAATACACGACTAACTTTCATAAATTCAAAGCAATCGTACGGTTAGACAACTTGTCAGAAGTCTTGTAGTCGTCAGAGTCGTCCTTGGCCACGAAGGAGCTCTGGTCGGGTAGGGAGGGGCAGAGAAAGCGCCTGGAGGTCGGCGGGGGCGGAAAGATCGTTAATGAGCCCGGGCGGACGACTAGACGTGTCGAGAGGACGACTAGTTGATTGCATCTGGTCGACGCGTGATGGAGACATCCTCAATGACCAGGGGAGGCACCAGGCAGCATCGGAGGAAAGACGGCATCGAGTTCTCTTGGCGCAACAATGGAGAGTGTCGGGTCACGGTCGGTATAAAAGCGCTATGACTAGCGGCGAGGCACTTCGACAACCGAAAAACTGTTGTCGACTTCAGGCGAGAAAAAAACGATGGTATATAAAGGTGGCCGTTTATAGCTTTTGTTGACAAAATATGTTTTTGTCTGCCCTGAAATCGATGGgcatattttttctttgtgaaacatTTTTTACGAGTGCAACATAGGGACAAAATGACAGACAGGGGTCTTTCCCGGTTCCATTGCCAAATGAAACCAACACAGTACACAACGATTCAATCAAGACGCCAGAGTTACAGAAACAAAATTGATTGTATACTGTCCGTAGTATTACGCAGTGCTTGCTTCTATTTTTTTTCGAGGAAGTGCAGGTGAACTGCGTATCCTACCATCGGGGACCTTGGCAGTAGGGAACAACCCTACCGCAAACGGGGTAGCCTGTATAACCCTACCGTCAAGGTGTCCGATGGTAGGTGCGAGCATACACTATGTTTTatatttagaagaaaaaaaatgataggGTGTGCAACCCTAGACTGTTATAACCTACCTTCATGTACTCTAGCGGTAAGAAAAGGATAAGAAAATGGCCAAACACGAGATTTAACCACAGAGCGCTAGTCTGTACAAAAGCAACCAACGGCCGCAAAAACGAAAGGGGAGGAACAAAACCTGGCTACGAACAGTGCTTGCTTTTCAGCAGGAAGAGTAGTGCTACACACACGATGCTGTGCGCACGATTCATGCACGACAACAGATCCCTGTCCGTTCATGCATGTAGCAGAGTCCAGCAGACCGTTTGATCCCGCATCGTTCATCTGTCGTGCATACTGTTGTCGTCCGCGCAGCAGTTCCGCGGCAGGAAATATGTGACTGTGAGCGTAGCTGGCTACGGCGAGCGTCCTGCCACAGCCACAGGTCCGTGCAGAGGATGAAGAGAATGCGACCGACGCCGCAGGTGTGGTGCCCCTGCGGTGTGACTTGACGGAGTTGAGCGAGAGAGACAGACAGCCAGGCGCCTGCCTTTGAGAGAAAGGAAGCTACGCAAGGACATGCATGCACAGACGGACGTCGGGTCGTGGGGCCAAAACAAGCTGCAGTGCCTTTGTCCtctctgtttttcctttttcttttctttacaCGAACCTTTTCCCTCGCAGCGTATATCGTTGCCGTTAGCAGCATGTCGGGTCGCCGGTTGCGACATCTGGCCATGCATTTCGTAGCAACACAACCGTGCCGACGTCAATCGAAACTTGGCTAAATCTTAGTCGACTGAGTTTAGCCGGGCCCTTAATAAAATATAGAAAGGTATGAAATATTGGGTTTGAGaggtaggggatgtgcatatccgatCTAAAAACGCGGCTTGTGTGGCTACAAACTTTTACTTGTAGAACAAGTATATATATTTTTTGGTTATATCCACCCAAAAAGATAGTTCTAAATTCTCTGAACTATATTCTTGAAAAGGCTTTCACCCACAAACGAACGAACAGATATTATAAGTTGATTATAACATCCTTATACAAGCAGGTCAAAAGAAAAAGGAGACAGTACCCAAGCAAGTTGCACAAGTGCAACTGACCTAACACTGACCATTACCCCCCGCAAAAGAAAAAACTAACACTGGTCATGAGAAATATGAGATGGCACACCTGACGAGAGACAATTAAAACTACCAAAGAAGAATGAAACTGCGACATCTTGAGAAACCACGAGACATCATAGTACAGAATACACCGAGCCATCTCCAGAAGCGGCTGGCTTGCCATTTAGATTGTCCTCTCACTCTAGACCATAGACTGTCAATACCGTGAGTCGATAAGAAATACCAAGAACAGAGACCAAGGGGACATGTGCACAAGATAGAAGACCAGCAGGACCACCCTACACAAGATAGAGTACATGTTAGGAAGATGGCAAGCCTGAAGCCCATCGACCATGTGCAATCGAAAGGTGCCGGGGCCCGCTACGAAGCCCTCAAGAAGGTGATGTCGAGTTCGATAGGACGGACTAGGGTCTTCACCCTTGAACCCTGTCATCGTAATTTTTTCTGAAACATAAAAGTAttaatttgaatttttcaaaattaaCGACTCCATGTAGCTCAACCTCTGTTTCACATTTTTGTACTATTAGTATGTACTAACTTTaatattgtttcctacatatttTCAAAACTAGTTCGTGTGCATTCTATGACATGCATATTAAAGTTTCAATTCTTTTAAACAACCTGCTATATGTTTTAATATGAAAGATTCCAAAACCTTTGCAAAACCTATTAGGGCATTCCAACGGAAATAGCGCAAAACAGACACCACAAACGTCCGCGGACGTGTCCGCAGACAGCTTTGCGGGAAGCAACCATCCAGCGTTAATTATCAAATGTCTGCCTAAATTTCTCTCGCATTTCATCGAATATTTGATATATGGCAGTGCCCACGCAACACTGATGCCGTACGCCCACTTGCCGGCCCCCTTCGAGCACACCGTTGCGAGGTTGTACGCCCTACAGTACCCGACCCACTCATGGTGCTGCGCAACAACACTTGGGTCGAATGCGGCCTACCATGCCGGAGTAGGCGACTGGGTCGAATGCTAGGTTTCACGACTCACGCTCACCCTCCTGCTCACGCGACTCATGACTCGCACTCACCCTCTGCAGTGAGGTGCGCGTGCCCTACAAGATCGGCTCTGGCCCGACACGCACTTCACCGCCGATACGGCCGCGCACAGATGACACCTCGATGCTCGTGACGGATGGGTCCCATTTGTAAGTGGACGCATGACAAAGAAAAACGACAAGATCAGCTGGCCAGCTATTTTTTTAATATGTCCTAAAACTTTGGTTCAATTGAGCCAAAAGAATCCCAAGGTTAGTATTGAGTACATGTACGATTTACTGGAATGGTTTCACATTTTCCTAAAAAGTTTGATTTTGAATAAAAAAGAATGAGCTAACTAAAATTAACAATATCTCCCAAATTTCTTTCAAATGAGTTGAGCTTTTCAGATCAGTTTTGGATACATTTATGGTTTACTAGTTTTTTAGAATATTTAATTTTGAATCAAATCTGAAAGAAACAACAAAACCTTCCAATATTTACCAACCATTGATCCAAATTAGCTGTTTTAAAATAGTACTGGATGTCAGGTACTGGATTTTTTTAGGTTTTTTTGAAATATTTGGATTTTGAGTCAAAAATATGAACGGGCCAGTTGACACTGCAATCAGATGTCCTCGGTTTGACCTGCTGGCTGGTTTCTTTGTCACAGTGTACATACAAGCAGGACTCACTCGTGAAAGTCACATCAACATATCTAAACACTGGGTTAGAGTTAGCTTCAACGAATTACAACCGCATGTGTTGTTTTGTGCAACAAATCTATAGAGCAGGTGTTTTGTGCAAAATTGAAACAAATAGTTGACGATTTGTGTAATTTACTCTGCACATGGGTGATGTACATAAACGATaagagaaaaagaaaacgaaaaatggTACTAGTACCAATAGCGTGTGCACTTTTGTCCGCAAGTTCATCTACCCGCTGCAGTTGCAGCCTCGCAGGACAGGACAGCGAGCAGGAGGCGCGCTCCGGGACGACAAGCGTCACCACGCCAGCCGGCCGGCAGGAGCACCGGCGCGCACCATGCCTTCCTCTCCCTCCGCCAACCCGGGCCACGGCGTCGCCACCGCTGCCGCGGCGTCCAGGTCCACGGACCCCAAGGGCTTCGCCTCGTTCCTGCGCACCCAGGACGAGGTCGACGCGCTCTGCGAGGAGTACGGGGTACCCAAGGATCAGTACACCGCGCGCCCCGCCGGAGACCTTTGCGCGAACTCCAcgccgccgccgggggccatctgcGTGTACGCGCGCGCGCTGGAGGCCGGGATGCGCGTCCCGCTGCACGGTTTCTTCCTCGAGGCGCTCGCGCACTTCGGCATCGCGCCGGCCCAGCTCACGCCCAACGGGTGGCGCATCATGACGGGCTTCCACGCGCTCTGCCGCTCGACCGGCGTGCCGCCGTCGCTCGCGGTGTTCCGGCGTTTCTTCCGGCTGTCCGTCGTCCCCCACGAGCACAAAAAAGGCTGGTGTTTTCTCCGATCTAGGGACAACTCCGGCTTGCGCTTCACCGGGATGCCGCATCCGTATTCCATTTCTTTAATGGACTGGAAACAcgacttcttcttcctctggtcgCCGGAGCCGTGGCCTTGCGCCGTGGAGTGGGGCGAGCCCAATAGCTCACTCATGATGCCGGTGCTAACCGGTGAGGAAAATGAATGGGCGGCCAAATTGCTGCGTGCTTACGGTGGCGCGCCCGTTGATCTCCGCAGCAGCAACCTTGTcgccgcatcgccgccgccgcctactTCCAGTTCCAAAGGTATGTCAAGTCTCAACACCGAAATCCCTCTGATTCCCCTGTTTCATTGAGCGCTGATGTTGCTCTTGTGTACAGGCATGTATCCCTCTGTCCATGACAGGATGAAGACGAAGCTCGAGAAGATGGCGGCCGCGCGAGCGTCGGCGTCGGCAAAGAAGAGGACTCGGGAGGAAGCCAACGGCGAGGAGGAGGTTCCGCCTCTTTCAGCGCTGAGCACGCCACCGCCGGGGAAGCCACAACACTTGCTCAGCAGGCACGACGGAGACGGCACGGACTGGGAGGCTGCACGGGAACTCCTGCAGGGCCGCGCCGTCACGACGCCGCTGGGGCGCGCACTCGCGGCGAACGAGCCTTCCGAAGTCGTCAAGTCGAGCTACGCTGCGATTCTGCAGGTATGCCAGCAAATTCAATGGCAAATTGTTCCATCGGTAGGCGCGGACTCTGATCGATCGCGTTCTTTGTGTTCAGGCCGCCAACTACGCGTCCTTCTCCTTCCGGTTCGCGCTCGAGCTGGAGGAGAAGCTGGCGGCCAGCGAGCGCGAGGCCGCGGCGCTGCGGGAGCAGCTGGAGGAGGCAAAGGCCGAGCTCGAGGCGGCAGAAGGGAAGCAAGCAAAGGCGGCGAGGCCGGAGCTCGAGAAGGCGAAAGGCTGGCTCGCCGTGGCGAAGCGTGCTGGGGAGGCGCAGGCCGAGCTCGCCGCGGCTCGGGCAGAGGCGGTGAAGAAGAGGGCCGAGCTCGCCGCGTTGAAGCGGgccgcggaggcggaggcggagaagGCAAAGGCCGAGCtcgccgcggcggaggcggaggcggcgcagcGGCTTATGGcgtcggaggaggacgtgctgcGGCGCGCGGAGCACGCGCTGGAGGGGTACGAGCGCTGGCGAAGCCGTCACGCTCCGGCAACATCGCTTGAGTAGCTCGTCGAGGGATCTCGCTAGATGCATGGCTCGTCGGCAACATCGCTGGAGATCACAAACAAATTTTCGGTTGATCGATCGATTCTATGCGCTCTGTTGACTTTTTTAGGAGTAACTTTTTTTTCGAGTAACTTTTTATAGCTGCAGTTCCTTGTGATATGGAGTAGTACATTGCAGCATATGTGATTTCCTACCCTAAAGAAACCCTTAGGCCTCGTTTGATATAGAGGGATTTCCAGCCCCAGAGGGGAAGGGGATTTCAGAGGATTGGATGAATCCCTCTCTTCCACCCAATCCCCTCAAATCCCTTTGAATCATCAATCCCCCTCCAATCAACATATTTCAGAGGAGTTTGGCTAGTAGTGCCTTTTCCTCCCGTCTCTCGTTGGAGGAGTTGCTGCGAGGAGCGGAGACAAAGGGGCTGCGAGCCGGCGAAATCTCGTTCCGCGAGGGGCTACGAGAGGTTGCTGAGCCGNNNNNNNNNNNNNNNNNNNNNNNNNNNNNNNNNNNNNNNNNNNNNNNNNNNNNNNNNNNNNNNNNNNNNNNNNNNNNNNNNNNNNNNNNNNNNNNNNNNNNNNNNNNNNNNNNNNNNNNNNNNNNNNNNNNNNNNNNNNNNNNNNNNNNNNNNNNNNNNNNNNNNNNNNNNNNNNNNNNNNNNNNNNNNNNNNNNNNNNNNNNNNNNNNNNNNNNNNNNNNNNNNNNNNNNNNNNNNNNNNNNNNNNNNNNNNNNNNNNNNNNNNNNNNNNNNNNNNNNNNNNNNNNNNNNNNNNNNNNNNNNNNNNNNNNNNNNNNNNNNNNNNNNNNNNNNNNNNNNNNNNNNNNNNNNNNNNNNNNNNNNNNNNNNNNNNNCGAGTGGTTTGGCCCATCTAATCCCTGTGAATCAAATGGGCTGACGGGGTTTTCTGGGGATTCTGGGCCCTGCGGGCATATTTTCCTGTAATCCTCTTCAAAGCTCTTCCATCAAACGAGGCCTTAGGTGATTTCCTTGTTCCAAGTCCAAGAGAGAATTGACAAGGTTGATCCTTTCTCTGTGCTTGATGAATATAATTTGGTTTCCAACAATTAATCATCACGGCAGTCTAGCGGCACAAGTTTGtggatcttagagcatctccagccgttcgccccCCCAGGGGCTAGAAAAAAGTGTCGTCTAGGGGTGAATCGGCGATAACTTCGGCATGGGGGCGATCggttcccagccgccgcccccaggtcGCCCACAAACGCTCTTTTTTGAAAAGGAAATCGGCCAAACACGACATAAAATTCGTCCAAACTTAACGATTTTCATTCATATTTGTACAAAAACTTAAAAACATAAATTAAAACTAACTAAAAACGACATTACTATGCCGCCGTCCGCCTTCTACATACTGAGGAGTCTGTAGAACCGGGTGTAGTCGCCACCATCGTCATCGTCGCCACCGACCCTGCCGCACCCCTAACCAGCATCGCCGATGCGCGGGGGGTTGGAC
It contains:
- the LOC119335840 gene encoding uncharacterized protein LOC119335840 produces the protein MPSSSSVYLERRIVTAAELVAGNNAKETRATGAEGFASLLRTQEEVDALCDKYGVPKEFTARPAGDLRANSTPPPGAICVYARALEAGMRVPLHGFFRAVLAHFGIAPAQVTPNGWRFMADFLVLCQSAGVPPSPAVFLRFFQLSIMDQKHEKGWYFFRSRRDIASLPNGGCKTTPGWRHEFFFLSSPEPWHCAVEWGEPSNGSFLDPVLTVEENKSVVRLLSAHGGAAADLRNLLPAGRCRICAAVDLRNLLPATCPRRRRSLRNSNLAATSPPPRPSSCTDPSVHDMMQTMPADKVAAQASASGKKRTWEEANGGEEVPPLSSVLSPPQHFLSKHDGHTTDWDGGRELLQETVAPPSERAFAANEPSDGAAIRRAANYVLELGEKLLARERDAAALREQLEEAKAELAAAKWAADVEREKAKSELAAAGAELEKTKAQLAAVETEVVKTKAELSASLVEAELAAAKQAAEAVKTKDERAAAWEEMMKTKAELAAAEAELVQAKAELTAAKRAAETELVKTKAKLAAAEAELGSAKAAVAQQLLASEELVRQRAEDALEGYKRWRGRQAPAGRAA
- the LOC119339032 gene encoding uncharacterized protein LOC119339032 codes for the protein MPSSPSANPGHGVATAAAASRSTDPKGFASFLRTQDEVDALCEEYGVPKDQYTARPAGDLCANSTPPPGAICVYARALEAGMRVPLHGFFLEALAHFGIAPAQLTPNGWRIMTGFHALCRSTGVPPSLAVFRRFFRLSVVPHEHKKGWCFLRSRDNSGLRFTGMPHPYSISLMDWKHDFFFLWSPEPWPCAVEWGEPNSSLMMPVLTGEENEWAAKLLRAYGGAPVDLRSSNLVAASPPPPTSSSKGMYPSVHDRMKTKLEKMAAARASASAKKRTREEANGEEEVPPLSALSTPPPGKPQHLLSRHDGDGTDWEAARELLQGRAVTTPLGRALAANEPSEVVKSSYAAILQAANYASFSFRFALELEEKLAASEREAAALREQLEEAKAELEAAEGKQAKAARPELEKAKGWLAVAKRAGEAQAELAAARAEAVKKRAELAALKRAAEAEAEKAKAELAAAEAEAAQRLMASEEDVLRRAEHALEGYERWRSRHAPATSLE